A window of the Synechococcus sp. JA-3-3Ab genome harbors these coding sequences:
- a CDS encoding SAM-dependent methyltransferase: MAPRGFKPIQNRSGRESLAPYVRTLPLVIDAMLDLAQVRGDDLLYDLGCGDGRIPIRAAQRCGTRGLGVDIDPERILEAQQAAQAAQVQDRVSFRQQDLLTLDLSPATVVTCYLLPRSHLLIRDKLRSELRPGARLVTHTFDMGDWPPTATTTVSDVINTYTIYLWRI; this comes from the coding sequence GTGGCACCTCGTGGTTTCAAACCCATTCAGAACCGCTCCGGTAGGGAGAGCCTGGCTCCCTACGTGCGCACCTTGCCCCTGGTGATCGACGCCATGCTGGATCTGGCGCAGGTGCGGGGCGACGATCTCCTCTACGACTTGGGCTGTGGGGATGGCCGCATTCCTATCCGGGCAGCCCAGCGCTGCGGCACGCGGGGCCTGGGGGTGGATATCGACCCAGAGCGCATCCTAGAGGCACAGCAGGCGGCCCAAGCCGCTCAGGTTCAGGATCGGGTCAGTTTTCGGCAGCAGGACTTGCTCACCCTGGATCTCTCGCCAGCGACGGTGGTGACCTGTTATTTGCTGCCCCGCTCCCACCTGCTGATTCGAGACAAGCTGCGCAGCGAGCTCCGGCCTGGCGCCCGCCTGGTCACCCACACTTTCGATATGGGGGATTGGCCGCCCACCGCCACCACCACCGTGTCAGATGTTATCAACACCTACACCATCTATCTCTGGCGGATTTAG